One genomic segment of Tripterygium wilfordii isolate XIE 37 chromosome 9, ASM1340144v1, whole genome shotgun sequence includes these proteins:
- the LOC120005211 gene encoding 40S ribosomal protein S30 has translation MGKVHGSLARAGKVRGQTPKVAKQDKKKKPRGRAHKRMQYNRRFVTAVVGFGKKRGPNSSEK, from the exons ATGGGTAAGGTTCACGGATCTCTTGCTCGTGCAGGTAAGGTGAGAGGCCAAACTCCGAAGGTGGCCAAacaggacaagaagaagaagccacGCGGCCGCGCTCACAAGCGTATGCAATACAACCGTCGTTTTGTCACCGCCG TGGTGGGATTTGGCAAGAAGAGGGGACCCAACTCCTCAGAGAAGTAA
- the LOC120005728 gene encoding mitochondrial-processing peptidase subunit alpha-like isoform X1, giving the protein MYRTSASRLRALKGRMWNRAPARFASSSAIAAKSSSSGGFFSWLTGEQSKSLPPLNFPLAGVGHPPALPDYVEPSEIKITTLQNGVKIVSETSSNPVASIGLYVDCGSIYESPDTFGATHLLERMAFNSTRNRSHLRVVREVEAIGGHVSASGSREQMGYTYDALKSYVPEMVEVLVDSVINPAFLDWEVNEQLHKIKNEISEASNNPPCLLLEAIHSAGYCGALANPLLAPESAIHRLNSNILEKFVAENYTASRMVLAASGVEHGELLSVAEPLLSDLPSMPRPEEPKSVYVGGDYRCQADAGGKTHFSLAFELPGGWHEEKDAMTLSVLQMLMGGGGSFSTGGPGKGMYSRLYRRVLNRFPEVESFSAFSNIYNHSGIFGIQATTGSDLVSNAIDLAAQELISVATPGEVGHQELDRAKQSTKSTILMNLESRMVASEDIGRQVLTYGTRKPIEHFLKAVDEVSLKDITSISQKLLSSPLTMASYGDVINIPTYDSVSSKFKSK; this is encoded by the exons ATGTACAGGACCTCCGCTTCTCGCCTTCGGGCTCTCAAG GGTCGCATGTGGAACAGAGCACCTGCAAGATTTGCAAGTTCAAGCGCCATTGCCGCGAAGTCATCCTCTTCTGGTGGTTTCTTTAGTTGGCTGACTGGGGAGCAGTCCAAGTCCTTGCCGCCTCTAAATTTCCCTCTTGCAGGTGTTGGCCACCCACCTGCATTGCCTGATTATGTTGAACCAAGCGAAATCAAAATCACAACTCTTCAAAACGGTGTCAAAATTGTCTCAGAAACTTCATCG AATCCTGTAGCATCAATTGGGTTATATGTCGACTGTGGTTCAATCTATGAATCACCAGACACTTTTGGTGCTACACATCTTCTGGAGCGCATGGCCTTCAATAGCACAAGAAATCGAAGCCACCTCCGAGTTGTGCGGGAAGTAGAGGCAATTGGTGGACACGTATCAGCCTCGGGATCAAGGGAGCAGATGGGATATACCTATGATGCTCTGAAGTCTTATGTACCTGAAATGGTAGAGGTGCTGGTGGACTCTGTCATAAACCCTGCTTTCCTGGATTGGGAGGTCAATGAACAG cttcataaaataaaaaatgaaatcagcGAAGCTTCCAACAATCCACCCTGCTTGCTTTTGGAGGCAATTCACTCTGCTGGGTATTGTGGTGCATTGGCAAATCCTCTTTTAGCCCCGGAATCTGCAATACATAGATTGAATAGTAATATTTTGGAGAAGTTTGTTGCT GAAAATTATACTGCTTCTCGGATGGTTCTTGCTGCATCTGGTGTTGAGCATGGGGAACTGTTATCAGTTGCTGAACCACTTTTGTCTGACCTACCAAGTATGCCTCGTCCTGAAGAGCCGAAATCTGTGTATGTTGGAGGCGATTATCGTTGTCAAGCTGACGCAGGG GGAAAAACGCATTTCTCTCTTGCATTTGAATTGCCTGGTGGTTGGCATGAGGAGAAGGATGCTATGACTCTGTCTGTGCTTCAG ATGCTAATGGGAGGAGGTGGATCATTCTCCACTGGTGGCCCTGGAAAAGGGATGTACTCAAGGCTAT ATCGTCGTGTCTTGAATCGGTTTCCTGAGGTTGAGTCTTTTTCAGCATTCAGTAACATCTACAATCATTCTGGCATATTCGGTATCCAAGCTACTACT GGTTCAGATTTAGTATCAAATGCCATTGATTTAGCAGCTCAAGAGCTCATATCCGTTGCAACACCAGGAGAAG TTGGCCATCAAGAGCTGGATCGTGCCAAACAGTCGACCAAGTCTaccattttaatgaatttggaATCCAGA atggTTGCTTCAGAAGATATAGGTAGGCAGGTTTTGACGTATGGCACGAG GAAACCAATTGAGCATTTCCTCAAGGCTGTGGACGAAGTTTCGCTGAAGGATATCACTTCAATATCCCAAAAGCTACTCTCCTCCCCTCTCACTATGGCATCTTATGGAGATG TTATCAACATTCCAACCTATGATTCAGTCAGCAGCAAGTTCAAGTCAAAATGA
- the LOC120006111 gene encoding AP-4 complex subunit sigma, with amino-acid sequence MGIRFILMVNKQGQTRLAQYYEWLTLEERRALEGEIVRKCLARNEQQCSFVEHRNYKIVYRRYASLFFLVGVDNDENELAILEFIHLLVETMDRHFGNVCELDIMFHLEKAHFMLEEMVMNGCIVETSKANILTPIQLMDKTS; translated from the exons aTGGGGATCAGATTCATATTGATGGTGAACAAGCAAGGGCAGACTCGTCTTGCCCAGTACTACGAATGGCTCACCCTCGAAGAACGTCGTGCTCTTGAGGGTGAAATTGTTCGCAAATGCCTCGCCCGTAACGAACAACAG TGTTCATTTGTTGAGCACCGCAACTACAAAATCGTGTACAGACGCTATGCCTCACTCTTTTTCTTGGTTGGAGTCGACAACGATGAA AATGAGCTTGCGATTCTTGAATTCATACATCTGTTAGTGGAAACCATGGACCGACACTTCGGTAATGTG TGTGAGCTTGACATTATGTTCCATCTAGAGAAGGCACACTTCATGTTGGAAGAAATGGTCATGAACGGGTGTATTGTTGAGACAAGCAAGGCGAACATCCTGACCCCTATACAGCTGATGGACAAAACATCATGA
- the LOC120005728 gene encoding mitochondrial-processing peptidase subunit alpha-like isoform X2: MWNRAPARFASSSAIAAKSSSSGGFFSWLTGEQSKSLPPLNFPLAGVGHPPALPDYVEPSEIKITTLQNGVKIVSETSSNPVASIGLYVDCGSIYESPDTFGATHLLERMAFNSTRNRSHLRVVREVEAIGGHVSASGSREQMGYTYDALKSYVPEMVEVLVDSVINPAFLDWEVNEQLHKIKNEISEASNNPPCLLLEAIHSAGYCGALANPLLAPESAIHRLNSNILEKFVAENYTASRMVLAASGVEHGELLSVAEPLLSDLPSMPRPEEPKSVYVGGDYRCQADAGGKTHFSLAFELPGGWHEEKDAMTLSVLQMLMGGGGSFSTGGPGKGMYSRLYRRVLNRFPEVESFSAFSNIYNHSGIFGIQATTGSDLVSNAIDLAAQELISVATPGEVGHQELDRAKQSTKSTILMNLESRMVASEDIGRQVLTYGTRKPIEHFLKAVDEVSLKDITSISQKLLSSPLTMASYGDVINIPTYDSVSSKFKSK, encoded by the exons ATGTGGAACAGAGCACCTGCAAGATTTGCAAGTTCAAGCGCCATTGCCGCGAAGTCATCCTCTTCTGGTGGTTTCTTTAGTTGGCTGACTGGGGAGCAGTCCAAGTCCTTGCCGCCTCTAAATTTCCCTCTTGCAGGTGTTGGCCACCCACCTGCATTGCCTGATTATGTTGAACCAAGCGAAATCAAAATCACAACTCTTCAAAACGGTGTCAAAATTGTCTCAGAAACTTCATCG AATCCTGTAGCATCAATTGGGTTATATGTCGACTGTGGTTCAATCTATGAATCACCAGACACTTTTGGTGCTACACATCTTCTGGAGCGCATGGCCTTCAATAGCACAAGAAATCGAAGCCACCTCCGAGTTGTGCGGGAAGTAGAGGCAATTGGTGGACACGTATCAGCCTCGGGATCAAGGGAGCAGATGGGATATACCTATGATGCTCTGAAGTCTTATGTACCTGAAATGGTAGAGGTGCTGGTGGACTCTGTCATAAACCCTGCTTTCCTGGATTGGGAGGTCAATGAACAG cttcataaaataaaaaatgaaatcagcGAAGCTTCCAACAATCCACCCTGCTTGCTTTTGGAGGCAATTCACTCTGCTGGGTATTGTGGTGCATTGGCAAATCCTCTTTTAGCCCCGGAATCTGCAATACATAGATTGAATAGTAATATTTTGGAGAAGTTTGTTGCT GAAAATTATACTGCTTCTCGGATGGTTCTTGCTGCATCTGGTGTTGAGCATGGGGAACTGTTATCAGTTGCTGAACCACTTTTGTCTGACCTACCAAGTATGCCTCGTCCTGAAGAGCCGAAATCTGTGTATGTTGGAGGCGATTATCGTTGTCAAGCTGACGCAGGG GGAAAAACGCATTTCTCTCTTGCATTTGAATTGCCTGGTGGTTGGCATGAGGAGAAGGATGCTATGACTCTGTCTGTGCTTCAG ATGCTAATGGGAGGAGGTGGATCATTCTCCACTGGTGGCCCTGGAAAAGGGATGTACTCAAGGCTAT ATCGTCGTGTCTTGAATCGGTTTCCTGAGGTTGAGTCTTTTTCAGCATTCAGTAACATCTACAATCATTCTGGCATATTCGGTATCCAAGCTACTACT GGTTCAGATTTAGTATCAAATGCCATTGATTTAGCAGCTCAAGAGCTCATATCCGTTGCAACACCAGGAGAAG TTGGCCATCAAGAGCTGGATCGTGCCAAACAGTCGACCAAGTCTaccattttaatgaatttggaATCCAGA atggTTGCTTCAGAAGATATAGGTAGGCAGGTTTTGACGTATGGCACGAG GAAACCAATTGAGCATTTCCTCAAGGCTGTGGACGAAGTTTCGCTGAAGGATATCACTTCAATATCCCAAAAGCTACTCTCCTCCCCTCTCACTATGGCATCTTATGGAGATG TTATCAACATTCCAACCTATGATTCAGTCAGCAGCAAGTTCAAGTCAAAATGA
- the LOC120006109 gene encoding vacuolar protein sorting-associated protein 32 homolog 2: MSMFNRLFGKPKQETNALTTLDKLNETLEMLEKKEKVLLKKAAAEVEKARDFTRLKNKRAAIQCLKRKRLYEQQIEQLGNFQLRIHDQMIMLEGAKATTETVDALRTGASAMKAMQKATNIDDVDKTMDEINEQTENMKQIQEALSTPIGAAADFDEDELEAELEELEGAELEEQLLQPATTAPAAPVQVPAGRQPARPAPQKRTAEEDELAALQAEMAL, translated from the exons ATGTCTATGTTTAACAGGCTTTTCGGGAAACCTAAGCAGGAAACTAATGCTTTAACTACTTTAGACAAGTTAAATGAG ACACTGGAAATgctagagaagaaggagaaagtacTTCTGAAAAAAGCTGCTGCAGAGGTTGAAAAGGCCAGAGATTTTACCAGATTGAAGAACAAAAGGG CGGCTATACAGTGTTTGAAGAGGAAGAGGTTATATGAGCAGCAAATAGAACAGCTTGGAAATTTCCAACTGCGCATTCATGACCAG ATGATAATGTTAGAAGGTGCAAAGGCTACGACTGAGACTGTGGATGCATTGAGAACTGGAGCTTCTGCAATGAAGGCAATGCAGAAAGCAAC GAATATAGATGATGTGGACAAGACCATGGATGAGATCAACGAGCAAACCGAGAACATGAAACAGATTCAAGAAGCATTGTCAACTCCAATTGGTGCTGCAGCTGATTTTGACGAG GATGAACTGGAAGCAGAACTTGAGGAACTTGAAGGTGCTGAATTGGAGGAACAGCTTCTTCAGCCAGCGACAACAGCTCCTGCGGCTCCAGTGCAAGTCCCAGCAGGCCGTCAGCCAGCCCGTCCTGCTCCACAAAAGCGTACAGCTGAGGAGGATGAACTTGCTGCCTTACAGGCTGAGATGGCACTCTAG
- the LOC120005378 gene encoding NAC domain-containing protein 75-like isoform X1 → MNKSSIGSISSSDLIDAKLEEHQNCPGCGYKLEGRREWLGLPAGVKFDPTDQELIEHLEAKVEAKDTKSHPLIDEFIPTIEGEDGICYTHPEKLPGVTRDGLSRHFFHRPSKAYTTGTRKRRKIQTECDDLQGTGETRWHKTGKTRPVMINGKQKGCKKILVLYTNFGKNRKPEKTNWVMHQYHLGQHEEEKEGELVVSKILYQTQPRQCNWTTSTTATTGEGSSDQVPNSTSRRDSTGSGSCSSKEINVPLRDEISAAAAISSFGTALDHLSQLKAHDHFSFLPFRKNFDEVGNIGDASTARDQPPSMPVTSGVEFCENQQRPHHHHHQHQQQQHHHANHDQNIATAAFHISRPSHSISTIVSPPLPLHHTSINILNEDPTHLSRLMLPNDSFQQQQEQHHQQHHHHKIVGRSASSGLEELIMGCTSTDNKEESSIINPNQQEAEWLKYSSFWHVDPDNQDHHG, encoded by the exons ATGAATAAGAGCAGCATAGGGTCAATCAGCAGCTCTGATCTTATTGATGCAAAGCTTGAAGAGCATCAGAACTGTCCAGGTTGTGGTTACAAACTTGAAGGCAGGCGG GAGTGGTTGGGACTACCAGCTGGAGTCAAATTTGATCCAACAGACCAAGAATTGATTGAACATTTAGAAGCAAAAGTAGAAGCCAAAGACACCAAATCTCATCCTTTGATAGATGAATTCATTCCTACCATTGAAGGTGAAGATGGGATTTGTTACACCCATCCAGAGAAACTTCCAG GAGTGACAAGAGATGGGTTGAGCAGACACTTCTTCCACCGACCATCCAAAGCATACACAACTGGaacaagaaagagaaggaaaatccAAACAGAATGTGATGACTTACAAGGTACTGGAGAGACAAGGTGGCACAAAACAGGCAAAACAAGGCCAGTCATGATCAATGGGAAGCAAAAAGGGTGCAAGAAAATCCTGGTACTCTACACAAACTTTGGTAAGAATCGAAAACCCGAAAAGACGAACTGGGTGATGCACCAATACCATCTTGGCCAAcatgaagaagagaaggaaggtGAGCTTGTGGTGTCCAAAATATTGTACCAGACTCAACCAAGGCAATGCAATTGGACTACTAGTACTACTGCTACTACTGGTGAAGGAAGTAGTGATCAAGTACCTAATAGTACTAGTAGAAGAGATAGTACTGGTAGTGGTAGTTGCTCTTCTAAAGAGATTAATGTGCCTCTTAGGGATGAAATATCTGCAGCTGCTGCAATATCAAGTTTTGGTACTGCCTTGGATCATTTGTCACAGTTGAAAGCTCATGACCATTTCAGCTTTCTCCCATTCAGGAAAAATTTTGATGAG GTGGGAAACATAGGAGATGCTTCAACAGCAAGGGATCAACCCCCTTCCATGCCTGTCACGAGCGGCGTGGAGTTCTGCGAGAACCAGCAAAGGccgcatcatcatcatcatcaacatcaacaacaacaacatcacCATGCGAATCATGATCAGAATATTGCAACTGCTGCCTTCCACATAAGCAGGCCTTCACATTCAATCTCCACCATTGTCTCTCCTCCACTTCCACTCCATCACACTTCCATCAATATTCTCAATGAAGACCCCACCCATCTCTCCAGATTAATGCTGCCTAATGATAGTTTCCAG CAGCAACAAGAGCAACACCAccaacaacatcatcatcataaaaTAGTAGGAAGGTCTGCGTCGTCGGGTTTGGAGGAGCTCATCATGGGTTGCACTTCAACAGACAACAAAGAA GAATCGTCCATTATTAATCCAAACCAACAAGAGGCAGAATGGTTGAAGTACTCGTCCTTCTGGCATGTGGATCCTGACAACCAAGATCATCATGGGTAG
- the LOC120005378 gene encoding NAC domain-containing protein 75-like isoform X2, producing the protein MNKSSIGSISSSDLIDAKLEEHQNCPGCGYKLEGRREWLGLPAGVKFDPTDQELIEHLEAKVEAKDTKSHPLIDEFIPTIEGEDGICYTHPEKLPGVTRDGLSRHFFHRPSKAYTTGTRKRRKIQTECDDLQGTGETRWHKTGKTRPVMINGKQKGCKKILVLYTNFGKNRKPEKTNWVMHQYHLGQHEEEKEGELVVSKILYQTQPRQCNWTTSTTATTGEGSSDQVPNSTSRRDSTGSGSCSSKEINVPLRDEISAAAAISSFGTALDHLSQLKAHDHFSFLPFRKNFDEVGNIGDASTARDQPPSMPVTSGVEFCENQQRPHHHHHQHQQQQHHHANHDQNIATAAFHISRPSHSISTIVSPPLPLHHTSINILNEDPTHLSRLMLPNDSFQQQEQHHQQHHHHKIVGRSASSGLEELIMGCTSTDNKEESSIINPNQQEAEWLKYSSFWHVDPDNQDHHG; encoded by the exons ATGAATAAGAGCAGCATAGGGTCAATCAGCAGCTCTGATCTTATTGATGCAAAGCTTGAAGAGCATCAGAACTGTCCAGGTTGTGGTTACAAACTTGAAGGCAGGCGG GAGTGGTTGGGACTACCAGCTGGAGTCAAATTTGATCCAACAGACCAAGAATTGATTGAACATTTAGAAGCAAAAGTAGAAGCCAAAGACACCAAATCTCATCCTTTGATAGATGAATTCATTCCTACCATTGAAGGTGAAGATGGGATTTGTTACACCCATCCAGAGAAACTTCCAG GAGTGACAAGAGATGGGTTGAGCAGACACTTCTTCCACCGACCATCCAAAGCATACACAACTGGaacaagaaagagaaggaaaatccAAACAGAATGTGATGACTTACAAGGTACTGGAGAGACAAGGTGGCACAAAACAGGCAAAACAAGGCCAGTCATGATCAATGGGAAGCAAAAAGGGTGCAAGAAAATCCTGGTACTCTACACAAACTTTGGTAAGAATCGAAAACCCGAAAAGACGAACTGGGTGATGCACCAATACCATCTTGGCCAAcatgaagaagagaaggaaggtGAGCTTGTGGTGTCCAAAATATTGTACCAGACTCAACCAAGGCAATGCAATTGGACTACTAGTACTACTGCTACTACTGGTGAAGGAAGTAGTGATCAAGTACCTAATAGTACTAGTAGAAGAGATAGTACTGGTAGTGGTAGTTGCTCTTCTAAAGAGATTAATGTGCCTCTTAGGGATGAAATATCTGCAGCTGCTGCAATATCAAGTTTTGGTACTGCCTTGGATCATTTGTCACAGTTGAAAGCTCATGACCATTTCAGCTTTCTCCCATTCAGGAAAAATTTTGATGAG GTGGGAAACATAGGAGATGCTTCAACAGCAAGGGATCAACCCCCTTCCATGCCTGTCACGAGCGGCGTGGAGTTCTGCGAGAACCAGCAAAGGccgcatcatcatcatcatcaacatcaacaacaacaacatcacCATGCGAATCATGATCAGAATATTGCAACTGCTGCCTTCCACATAAGCAGGCCTTCACATTCAATCTCCACCATTGTCTCTCCTCCACTTCCACTCCATCACACTTCCATCAATATTCTCAATGAAGACCCCACCCATCTCTCCAGATTAATGCTGCCTAATGATAGTTTCCAG CAACAAGAGCAACACCAccaacaacatcatcatcataaaaTAGTAGGAAGGTCTGCGTCGTCGGGTTTGGAGGAGCTCATCATGGGTTGCACTTCAACAGACAACAAAGAA GAATCGTCCATTATTAATCCAAACCAACAAGAGGCAGAATGGTTGAAGTACTCGTCCTTCTGGCATGTGGATCCTGACAACCAAGATCATCATGGGTAG
- the LOC120006333 gene encoding derlin-1-like produces MSSPAEFYYSLPPISKAYGTLCVLFTVAYQIGLYDPRSIALIYEYVFFDFQVWRLITNFFFLGGFSVNFGIRLLMIARYGVQLEKGPFERRTADFLWMMIFGSLTLLVLSAIPMFQSFFLGKSLVFMLVYVWSREFPTANINIYGLVTLKAFYLPWAMLALDVIFGSPLMPDLLGIIAGHLYYFLTVLHPLATGKNLLKTPMWVRKLVARWRIGAVAQTNTRSQPQPDPVRSTGGAFTGRSYRLDG; encoded by the exons ATGTCGTCCCCTGCTGA ATTTTACTACTCTCTTCCACCCATAAGCAAGGCTTATGGGACGTTATGTGTGCTATTTACTGTAGCCTATCAGATTGGACTATACGATCCAAGGAGTATCGCATTGATATATGAATATGTGTTCTTCGACTTTCAG GTATGGAGGCTCATTACGAATTTCTTTTTCCTCGGTGGATTCTCTGTCAATTTTGGAATTCGGTTGTTGATGAT TGCAAGATATGGTGTTCAGTTGGAGAAAGGACCCTTTGAAAGGCGTACAGCTGATTTCTTATGGATGATGATATTTGGATCATTGACACTACTA GTATTATCTGCCATCCCTATGTTTCAGTCCTTTTTCTTGGGGAAATCACTTGTCTTCATGCTTGTTTATGTCTGGAGTAGAGAATTTCCAACTGCCAATATCAACATATATGGCCTTGTGACCCTAAAA GCATTTTATCTACCATGGGCAATGCTTGCTTTGGATGTTATCTTTGGTTCTCCTCTTATGCCAGATCTGCTGGGAATTATTGCAGGACATCTATATTACTTTTTGACAGTGCTGCACCCCCTTGCAACTGGAAAGAACCTACTGAAGACTCCAATGTGGGT ACGTAAACTTGTTGCGAGGTGGAGAATAGGAGCTGTAGCTCAGACAAACACCCGTTCCCAACCCCAGCCTGACCCGGTCAGAAGTACTGGTGGTGCTTTCACAGGAAGATCATATCGACTTGATGGATGA